The genomic DNA tttttttttttggctattTAACTCGTTCGGCGTAGATATGAAAGACTTATTTTAATCATCGCTTACTAATTTCTGTGGTAACAAAGATTGCTTACATCGTacttgttattcatttttttgtgttttaatgGTCAAACTCGTTTGGCTCTAATTATTATTTGTCTTCAATTACTTAACGAATATGTTAAAGTGTGTTTTTTATTTCGTCTTTTTTCAAATACTAACATATCATTTATGTCTTTCATACTTACATTCGAGTTGTTATTTATATTCGGAATTctgtttattgatttattttcttctatttacTTCTGTTGCGAGAGAATTGTTATTGCTTATTTTCATGTGATGCTATTGATAATTTTTAGTTTAAAAACTCTActatcactattttttatttgatattggcgaacattttaatgaaaatgttcaAGCAGTTTATTTGCCTGTGTATCTGTTAatcatttttcatgtttgtgaacTTTTATtgagtttgatttattttattttgttgctttattttgtgtattttatctatatatctatagATTTCTTTAATAGAATTCCTGTCCATTCTACACTAATGGTTTTAATAATTGAGATCTAATAAATTTAAGAAATGTTAAGTATTAGTTCAAACAGAATCAATTGAATAATGTTTTGTGGAAATAATAAAAGGAAttctttgcttttcaaatatctttttttaatccatCAATGGATCGTAGGGAGAGTAGCAGCCCCGTACGATATTTGAAGTcgtcaaaaaaggaaaaagggtaAGATCGGGAAGAAAACATACACCAAAGAAGCGTGTCAAAAACGAGGTGTCACTCATTTTACTTAAAATCCACcctgacattaaaaaaaaatatattttgctgaGTTTTCTTACTTTTTCTCCCGCCCCCATCAATTTACCATGATGCCGCCACTGAATCCATGTTAAGGTTTCATGTACCCGTCCTTTATGTGTAAGCTTTGTATTCCATCATTAGATAATGACTAGtataaattgtatttcattatcagACTCGGTCTTAGcatatcatataattatttaataCAATACATAATTGTAATGGAGTTAAgtgtataaattatttttgtaactTTGATAacgatttcatgattttttgtttgtttggtgGTATTTCCCCACGATTTGAGGTGTACGTCtaatgttttgttgtttttaatattaaaaatgatGTTCCAAATTGATGTgcgtttttaattattttctccCCTATTTGTAGCACTGTGCCTTGAAATaggtaaaaataagaaaagggggGCATAATGTAAGGTTATGAGATTGCTTTTGGGAGGATATGTGGTCTGACGGTATGTGCTAATGTATGAATGTTCTGCGCCCGTCTGTGGGTGTGTATTGTTTGTCTTCCGTATGTTTTTAATGAAGACTGATTGAGAACCTTTCTAGCCATTAAATGATATATAACCCTCAGGGgctttttgtgaataattatcaGTATCATTAAATTTTATCCTATTAAAAATGCTGCCGACCCTTTATGATTACAGAATTACATGGATATTGATAGGCCTTATAAAGTTACATTATAATGAAAGAGGTTATAtttgttatgatgataatgataattaggatattaataatgataatgataatattgatgtgTCATTGCACGTGCATTGCGATTATTATGATAACGtctgtggtgatgatgatgaacatcatcatcattatcatcacgacGATTACgacgacgataatgatgatgaagttgtaataaataataaagacgATTATTGCTGTTTTTGATGACGGAGATGATCAaaatattgatggtgatgatgataatgacaatgatgatggcaTTGGTCGATTCCAATGCTTGTAGTACGCGAACaaaggagaaacgaagagggatatttatattgataaAGAGAGTAAGAGAAAATGTGGaaataacatatatatataatgataataataatacgatTGAATAACGAAATATGTCCCCCGTCacggaaagaaaataataatcaaactaAATGAAGAATAGTCAAAGAATGCTCCAATATGctcaatatatacatatatttatgtatatatatatgaagagtttagttgcaaaaggggttaggtccacgtTGGACCAatccgagaaaaaaaaacatgtttttgttttttttttgtgaaaaactaaattgtcatgatgtactaccctatcatgtgaacataaatttgggtataaaagaaatctacttgtcttcaattttttcaatatatttttttttagaaaattaacattgtggacctaaccccttttgcaagtaaactgaaatgaatctaatctcttttgattaaaaaaagtgattttgtcCTTGCCACGTTCATTTACgttttgatttgaatttcaaattttctttggtatcatcagtgactaaaaattttgaggtttagagacagaaaacaattttgattatgaacaatatatgaaaaatgggactaaccccttttgacaactGAGTTCTTCataagagtttggttgcaaaaggggttaggtccactccaagaaaatgttttttttaattctcccatatttcaatattatgcGGAACTGAATTTCCATGATACCCTACCCGAGAACATAAAATAGGGTATAAAATAATTCTAcctttatatttttaataataataataataataatccgcttttatatagcgcttaatccatcggaacgacgtttctaagcgctttacagatatattattaccccggtcatcggattcaatcagtcattcccgcacacaatgtgtgcacatcctccactccctggggagtattccagtcagtcgcctgtgaggcgcacacaatactggacaagctacaatgactttcacatcctaccgggtacccatttagcacctgggtcgagagtggcaaagtgtggattaacgccttgccaaaggacgccagaccgcggtgggattcgaacacacgaccctctgtttacaaggcgagagtcaaaaccactacaccacggctcctccacgatattaagatattcttttccaaaaaaaatcagtgtggacctaacccctctGGAAAAAGggttttttctttgccattttagttcactttttaataggaatttcaatttttctttggtatcatcttatagagctactaaaaatatACACATTAAGTCCCAAAAagtcaaatttgatgaaaaatggacctaacccctttcgcaagtgagctcttcacacacacacacacacacatatatatatatatacatgtatatatatgaaaatatgtatacatgATTTTCAATTTCCATGATACCCTACCCGAGAACATAAAATAGGGTATAAAACAATTCTACCTTTATATTTTtaagatattcttttccaaaaaaaatcagtgtggacctaacccctctggaaaaaagggttttttctttgccattttagttcactttttgataggaatttcaatttttctttggtatcatcttatagagctactaaaaatatACACATTAAGTCCCAAAAagtcaaatttgatgaaaaatggacctaacccctttcgCAATCGAGctcttcacacacacacacacatatatatatatacatgtatatatatgaaaatatgtatacatatgtgtgtatatatgtatacgtctatatgcaaatttcatttctATGTCATTTATTTAAGCACTGGGCCTACCTTAGCCAGAAGACTGATCTGCAGCAGGGTCATGCAGATAAAAATATGCTATTCGAAATAACATATGTCAAGCATAAAACATAATTCGTcataaataaacatattaaactaaataaagtatataatataaaacaaataatatataaacgACATAAAACTAGAAAGAAGATGGATACTATATTCACAAATAATATTTATACAAACTTAAAGAATACAAACTGAAAATGACGTGGTGAGCAAAGAAATAATAGAGGTATAAATaactaaaataatataaaacaagtggaacaccCCTGGCAGTCTCGCCTACATTAGGcaatttaatatagcagcagtactgactttgaacaattattcacaaaacactATTCACCTTGATCATATGACCCAAAAGTTATGATTGCAATCGAAATAATACCCCCAACAAGGCCAATgctcattgaccttaaatgacctttgaccttggtcatgtgacctggaactcgcgcaggatgttcattgatacttgattattcgtATGCCCATGGATGGAAAtcccaggagggggggggggcaggtagacgcccccccccccctcctaccgAAAATAGTAGGGGttacacaatatcaaatgtccacTTTACTAtgtttggtcttttatgatggaaagaaatacatcattcaaaatcgaaattaaacatatattttggacgagatgaccttactgaTTGggagatatcttttttttggtgggggggggttgtttaGGGGTTCTTTTCTCAAATTTATCTAGGTCGAAATGACCCgacattttgggtgataaccttttttttctttttttcaaagtcatgATGGTAATCCAAAAAATACTCTTTACATGGCCAAattttgttgaccctaaatgagaTATGCCTTGGTCATTGGACCTGAAACAAGCATATAATGTTCAGTGATTCACGATTATCCTTAGGCCTTGGTTTTATGAACTAgtttcatatactttctaagttatgatatttcacaaacttaaccttggttaagattttttttatttttgcttgttttgtcaaaataaagacataatgaaagtaaaattgcAACATTTACAACTTATTAGGACAGATCAGAGTTATTGTGGcaaaaacaatattaacaaaaataaagctTAGCagacaaaacaatgaaataatacaaGGCAAACACACTAACAACATAGCATTGCACAGTTGCTACTTGCTGTACACGTATGAGTTCAAAAAGACttgaaaaatccaagaaaaaACAGCgaattaaaatcacatttataaatattaggattacatttcaaatttcaagttttggAAGTGGATGGAGAgcttatttctccttttttggcCAAAGAGTATTCCAAATCTGTTGGTTTTTTAACAAACAATTTAAAGGCCTGAATGTTTAGTAAAACATCTTTGAATTTACAAGTATATGTATAATATTTAGCCAGGAAAAATAAATAGGACAAAAACTTATCAGTTGGTACTCCAAAGAGTTTTCAATGAGGCGACTATTTAGTCTCACTCAGCTGTCATGGCTATATGCAGGCCAAAGTGAtacaatttaggggggggggtagttatGAATGATTAAGTATGATTAAGATTCCGTTTTAAATTCTAAACTTAACTCGCGTTTAACGTGTTATGGAATGGAGTTCCAGTAGTTTGCTCTGATAGAGCTAAAACtccttttattgaaaaatgtacTAATTTCGTcagtaaaaaaattgattgagtTTCCCACGTTGTTATTTAAGTGCTTTAGTTCAAAAAAAGTTTAGCAAGTTTATATATGTTATTCATTGGAGATACACCATCACTATGTAGCACTAGTGCGTCTGTTGGGCCAAAGCACAAGTTTAAGTAAATGCTTCTAGTTAACCACTTTTTGGTGGGAAAGGGTTTCGTGTCGGAAACTACCATCTTCCCTCTCGTTAGTGTCTGTCCGCATCTCCGTTTCGCTCCGATGACAGAGAACAACGCATATTCTACCATCCATCCGCATCCATCTTAAAGTCATAAGGCATCTCCTTTCAAGTGGCTGAACCCGACTTTGCTTTTAATTGACCACCTACCGTTATTGGAAATACTGCAAATGTAGAAGTAATATCAAAGTCATGCATCTCTGCCTTTCCAAGTATTGAAGGAGAAATGCCATTCGCTATCGTGTCGCATATCCCCAGACCCCTTTGTTTCCCTCTTTCGGGGGAATGAAACCTGATACTGTTGCGATGGGGGAAGTCAAGGACATCTAATAATTTTGAACCAAAGCGGTGgatatattttaataataacgGAAAACTTCATGAAAGAAATGGCGTCATTTCcgcatcatttgattttttaaagcatttcaTCTTGCTCGTTAATACTAATTCTAATGTGTCAAGCGATTTTCAAATTACGGTCGCTGCACAATGGTAATGATGTTGAGGATTAATACTTCACGTGAAACTAGTAAAAGATCAAACATGCCAAATGTCCTTCgccgtcttttttttcttccttccttatATTCCTTAAATTTTCACTTGTTTCATTATAGTATtctatattacataacattcaACAATAAAGTCGTCCCTCGGGTATTTCGATGACGATGGCGTACTTAATGTTTAGACATTTCAAGGGGCAGAAgtttttgacagattttgaaatcattctcataaaattattatcatatgttatcctttttttcttcattttttctatttttttcggGGGCAGGGGTCTCCAAGACACCATCTCTGTGTCCATGGTGATTAAAAGCTGTTAAATAGAAATAAAGGGTTTTCATAATTGGAATGTAATAATGTAACAAATTTAAACGGTATAATTAAAATGTCAGTACTTGAATGTGATAATTGAGATAAATGTGGCTAACATGCACTGTAGTGTGGACAAAGTAAAAATCACTTAACTGGTGTATACAGTACAAAAGTGTCAACTCTCGTCAATACATGCcgtaaaaaatatttaagatcCTAGGacaatttttaaaggaaaatccAAGTTTtggaaatttgaaatgaatataagatacttggaatgatttaaaaaaattgtctgtaCACCGTTTAAagcaaatgaaatttattttacgAAAAAAAAGTATAGCGTTGTCCTTGAAGGAATAAAAGGATCTGCTGAAAAGGTATGCTTATCGAGTCTGAATCTCTCAAAAAGATGTATCATGGTAAGCAAAACTTTAATCCTGCCCTTTTGTTCTCTCACGTCgttcttttgtttcaaacaTGAATTATGCTAATAAAAAACCTATAAAACGCACATTGAGTAAAATGTATACTACAATATTCAATATtacaaataattcaaacaacgaTGTTTACTACGTAAATCTCACAATAGTTGtctaaacagtttaaacaagtgtttaaaatcttcaataaccatgcttaaattattgataattaaatatttgaattctaACTTTGTTGCTTgagattttaaacacttatttaaaatgtttaaacaactactgtgcgattcaTGTGGTAAAAAGTgttgtttaaattgtttttaaCTTTGTAGGCCCTACAAAAAGACTTTTAATTAAAGTCTTTAAAGTTGAAGACTCCGATCACATCGCGAAGAAAGTTCGAAGAAACACAACTAGTATGGCATTGCATGTCGTCAATCtcttcaatttgaaaaaattaaaggggaaatgcaaaaagaaaatgtaattaaataaaaattttgccATGTTGAGCACCATTGAACTGCATCCAACATCGAAATCCTaatgtaagagagagagaaaggggggagagagagtgaAATATTGCAAACACTTCGCTGACGACTCGACAATTGAGATATTTAATTACCTCTTGCGATATAAGAAAACCACAAATTATCTTGAAACTCGATCAATCGCTCCCCCTTCCCCGGAGGGTTTGTTAATTGGTCCGATAGATATGGAGGTGTGTATGTCGTTTTATAATTACTTTATTCAAATATTCGGTAAGAAGGGGGCAGTCATGGGCGGGGCTGCTGGGTTGTGTCGGATGCAGATACATTAAGGGGAAAGGTATATAAGGAGAAGAATGCATCAGAGTCTTCATCTCATCTCGTCTGGCAGAAGAAAGCATCCAAGCTCTTATTTTTTGTGAGTATATCTTGATATTTCTCAAATTATCTCAATTATCATCAGATTAACTCGATTCTTTGTAATCTATTCGCCTTTTTTCCCGTttataaaggaaaatgaagatGTAGTCCGCctcattaaaattttatttttcttaatcagaatatttcatatttcattttcgggACAATTATGATGATGCGCATGCATGGCACAGTTATTTCTAAAAGCGCTGAATGAAACAACTAATTGGTACTAATGTATTTATTTCGTGGGTGTATTATATAACAGTTTCAAGAGTCTTGGTAGTATTTCTTTGCACACTgtaaattcatttgaaaaaaagaattttcatTAGTAAAGGTCTAActtaaacaaatcaaattaatttttgtattcccATTCGCGTatatcaaatataaatatatttaaattcgtgtacatataaatatatgtcaCAGAATTATGCGAATATCACTACagaaacgattttttttttatttagattggCCAGAATAATAAACAATGCTTTCTACCTGATACATTGACAGTATGACAGAAAATACGATATTTTAAAGTGGCTGACtgttaaaaaaagattttatacatgtcttactttttaattttattgttgaaaatttgaaatgaaacaagtataGTCTTTCTATCTGTCAActaacctttttttattacattcatTCATCGTCATTCAGGCTACAATCAACTCTTCCGTTAACACCCAACCAAACCATAATGGCTTCCAAGGTGCTCATCATGATCTTTGCTGCTGCCATGGCAACCGCCTTGGTTACCGCCGAAGCGTTCGACGATCTCACAGGCGCCGATCTGGATGAGATTCTGGGCTTGATTTCTAAGAGGGTTGATTCAAACGACGCCGGAATGGTGTTCGACGAGGGCTTCGACGAAATGGACAAACGAGGACGAGGAGGGAGGATGTTTTTCCGTAAGTACATTTTGGTTCTCTTGATGTTCGTTAAATCCAATCTTccgtaggggaaggcggggtaagttgagcataggggcaagttgagccaccacccccaggccaatactgaatgagtcagacattatggtggtgttatgtattgatgacccataacataacccctaaccccaccacattgtttttaactttgaaacaaaaagtacttttttagagggaaaattacaaatttcagccaaaaaagtacaaaagggtgtgaaatagatcattgctttttacacacacatgtctttaaatataataaagaaatacgaacaatattgttagtccaggtatagattctcattcttgtcatggTCTTTTACAAGATGGATGCATaaaaaatgtgtggatgtgaaaatactgcattaagtttggactggggtaagttgtgccaaagaacatggggcaagttgagccatggtaattctaatggtaatgtaaataaaaaataaaaaaaaccttaaaaagccatcgatatgcaggcagaaaagAACAAATTCAtgtgacagttcttttacttttagagatTAGagaatgttagtatttatagagaattagcaagtgaaaagacttcgaataaaaaaaattgacattctggTTCTGGTTcctgcatacattttgtacatagtttttgtagctcaacttaccccagaaggtggcacaacttaccccacagatggggcaagttgtgccacttgacatcgtttttttcaaaggtcacagcgactttcagtgtgggggtagaaagttgtatataggtgaaaaagatttcccaagaatcaactttaaaggcaaggtatttatttctacaatattattagtcatatcaattctatcacgcaaaatgcaaaaagtgtcacaacttaccccgccttcccctactcatTATTGGTTAGCAAATCGTGCTTTACTCAATCATGAATTCTAGTCTGCAAACACAGACTCAAGCTTGATCGTTTAACCGATTATCATGTCTATCAAATGAAGACTACTCCAAATTATCTGTATCAAATAGAAGCGGAGACAGTACATGAGCGAATCTAGTCTCATTACTTCAGACTGTTATGCACTATGCGActtgtgaagaaaaaaagtttgtgcTTCCAGACTAGATGGGCAGTGATGATAGGCTTCATTTTCGATCCACTATCCTTGAGTgaaggtttgcacagcagaaTAAAGTAATTGATAATATCTTAAAAACCATTAGCGCCCTGAAGTTG from Lytechinus variegatus isolate NC3 chromosome 8, Lvar_3.0, whole genome shotgun sequence includes the following:
- the LOC121420702 gene encoding uncharacterized protein LOC121420702, with amino-acid sequence MHQSLHLISSGRRKHPSSYFLLQSTLPLTPNQTIMASKVLIMIFAAAMATALVTAEAFDDLTGADLDEILGLISKRVDSNDAGMVFDEGFDEMDKRGRGGRMFFRCTHPLNGFNCICDKRFRETSPKYYRVCGYGGGQ